A window from Balearica regulorum gibbericeps isolate bBalReg1 chromosome 1, bBalReg1.pri, whole genome shotgun sequence encodes these proteins:
- the LRRC4 gene encoding leucine-rich repeat-containing protein 4, with the protein MKLLWQVTVHHHRRRRAWRAALVSYLTVHAWILYVAAASPGPQSCPSVCSCSNQFSKVVCTRRGLAEVPPGIPSNTRYLNLMENNIQMIQADTFRHLHHLEVLQLGRNAIRQIEVGAFNGLASLNTLELFDNWLTVIPSGAFEYLSKLRELWLRNNPIESIPSYAFNRVPSLMRLDLGELKKLEYISEGAFEGLYNLKYLNLGMCNIKDMPNLTPLVGLEELEMSGNNFPEIKPGSFHGLKSLKKLWIMNSQINLIERNAFDDLTALVELNLAHNNLSSLPHDLFAPLRYLVELHLHHNPWDCDCDILWLSWWLREYIPTNSTCCGRCHAPLHMRGRFLVEVDQTSFQCSAPFIMDAPMDLNISEGRVAELKCRTPSMSSVRWLLPNGTVLSHASSHPRISVLNDGTLNFSHVLLTDTGVYTCMVTNVAGNSNASAYLNVSTAELNTSNYSFFTTVTVETTEISPEDISPKFTKPVPTTSTGYQPAYTTTTTVLVQTTRTPKQVAVPTADSGDKMQTSLDEVMKTTKIIIGCFVAVTLLAAAMLIVFYKLRKRHQQRSTVTAARTVEIIQVDEDIAPAATTTAAAPAGVSGEGAVVLPAIHDHINYNTYKPAHGAHWTENSLGNSLHPPGTTLAEPYIIQTHTKEKVQETQI; encoded by the coding sequence ATGAAGCTCTTGTGGCAGGTAACTGTGCAccaccaccgccgccgccgcgcctgGAGAGCTGCCCTGGTCTCCTACCTGACGGTACACGCGTGGATTCTATACgtcgccgccgcctcccccggaccccagagctgccccTCCGTTTGCTCCTGCAGTAACCAGTTCAGCAAGGTGGTCTGCACCCGTCGCGGCCTCGCCGAGGTCCCCCCCGGGATCCCCTCCAACACCCGGTATCTCAACCTCATGGAGAACAACATCCAGATGATCCAGGCGGACACTTTCCGTCACCTGCACCACCTGGAGGTCCTGCAGTTGGGCAGGAACGCCATCCGGCAGATCGAGGTGGGGGCTTTCAACGGGCTGGCCAGCCTCAACACCCTGGAGCTCTTCGACAACTGGCTGACCGTCATCCCCAGCGGGGCCTTCGAGTACCTCTCCAAGCTGCGGGAGCTGTGGCTGAGGAACAACCCCATCGAGAGCATCCCCTCGTACGCCTTCAACCGGGTGCCCTCCCTCATGCGCCTGGACCTGGGCGAGCTGAAGAAGCTGGAGTACATCTCCGAGGGGGCTTTCGAGGGGTTGTACAACCTCAAGTACCTGAACCTGGGGATGTGCAACATTAAGGACATGCCCAACCTGACGCCCTtggtggggctggaggagctggagatgtcGGGCAATAACTTCCCCGAGATCAAACCGGGCTCCTTCCACGGGCTCAAGTCCCTCAAAAAACTCTGGATTATGAACTCGCAGATCAACCTGATCGAGCGGAACGCCTTCGACGACCTGACTGCGCTGGTGGAGCTCAACCTGGCCCACAAcaacctctcctccctgccccacgaCCTCTTCGCCCCGCTGCGGTACCTGGTGGAGCTCCACCTGCACCACAACCCTTGGGACTGCGACTGCGACATCCTCTGGCTGTCGTGGTGGCTGCGGGAGTACATCCCCACCAACTCCACCTGCTGCGGGCGCTGCCATGCCCCCCTGCACATGCGGGGCAGGTTCCTGGTGGAGGTGGACCAGACCTCCTTCCAGTGCTCGGCGCCCTTCATCATGGACGCCCCCATGGACCTCAACATCTCCGAGGGGCGGGTGGCCGAGCTCAAGTGTCGAACTCCTTCCATGTCCTCCGTTAGGTGGTTGCTGCCTAACGGGACGGTCCTGAGCCACGCGTCCAGCCACCCGCGCATCTCCGTCCTCAACGACGGCACCTTGAACTTCTCCCACGTCTTGTTGACGGACACCGGGGTTTACACCTGCATGGTGACCAACGTGGCGGGGAACTCCAACGCCTCGGCCTACCTCAACGTGAGCACGGCTGAGCTCAACACCTCCAACTACAGCTTCTTCACCACCGTCACGGTGGAGACCACCGAGATCTCCCCGGAGGACATCTCCCCCAAGTTCACCAAGCCCGTGCCCACCACGTCGACGGGCTACCAGCCGGCgtacaccaccaccaccaccgtcCTGGTCCAGACCACGCGGACGCCCAAGCAGGTGGCGGTACCCACCGCCGACTCCGGCGACAAGATGCAGACCAGCTTGGACGAGGTGATGAAGACCACCAAGATCATCATCGGTTGCTTCGTGGCGGTGACGCTCCTGGCCGCGGCCATGCTCATCGTCTTCTACAAACTCCGCAAGCGACACCAGCAACGCAGCACCGTGACGGCCGCCCGGACGGTCGAGATCATCCAGGTGGACGAGGACATCGCGCCGGCGGCGACGACCACGGCGGCGGCTCCCGCCGGCGTCTCAGGTGAGGGGGCAGTGGTGCTGCCCGCCATTCATGACCACATTAACTACAACACCTACAAACCGGCCCACGGGGCGCACTGGACAGAGAACAGCTTGGGGAACTCTCTGCACCCCCCCGGGACCACCCTCGCTGAACCCTATATAATTCAGACCCACACCAAGGAGAAAGTACAGGAAACCCagatatga